One segment of Stomatobaculum sp. F0698 DNA contains the following:
- the murD gene encoding UDP-N-acetylmuramoyl-L-alanine--D-glutamate ligase, whose protein sequence is MNEKIMVAGAGKSGIAAAKLILETGGEVLLYDGNEALSEERLLAEFPEDACITLCLGELDETLLQGVQICVMSPGIDLETPFVKTLTERKIQLWSEIELGFQVAKGRLVAITGTNGKTTTTALTGAIMERAFGNSFTVGNIGLPYTEVALKTTEKSVTVLEASSFQLETIIHFRPHVAAITNITPDHLNRHHSMENYIRIKEDISSNQTADDFIVLNYDDEVLRAFGERKDLKPKVVFFSSTQLLEDGYDLEDGVICRKEKGEKTELIRTDELKLLGRHNFENVMTAIAIAVCMEAPMDAILDAVRKFEAVEHRIEFVAERYGVKYYNDSKGTNPDAAIQAIKAMPGPTLLIGGGYDKGSSYDEWIDAFDGKVRYLVLLGQTRDAISDCAKRHGFTNIMFAEDMQEAVKVCASYANAGDYVLLSPACASWGMFPNYEVRGKVFKECVRAL, encoded by the coding sequence ATGAATGAAAAGATCATGGTCGCCGGTGCCGGCAAAAGCGGCATCGCAGCGGCAAAATTGATTCTGGAAACGGGCGGTGAGGTGTTGCTCTACGACGGCAACGAAGCGCTTTCCGAGGAGCGTTTGCTCGCGGAATTTCCGGAGGACGCCTGCATCACACTCTGCCTCGGCGAGCTCGATGAGACGCTGCTGCAGGGCGTTCAGATCTGCGTGATGAGTCCCGGCATCGATCTCGAGACTCCCTTTGTGAAAACCCTGACCGAGCGAAAGATTCAGCTTTGGTCCGAAATCGAACTGGGCTTCCAGGTTGCCAAGGGGCGCTTGGTCGCAATCACCGGAACCAACGGCAAGACAACGACGACGGCACTGACCGGTGCCATCATGGAGCGCGCGTTCGGGAACAGCTTTACGGTCGGCAACATCGGCCTACCCTATACCGAGGTCGCTTTAAAGACCACGGAGAAGTCGGTCACGGTGCTCGAGGCATCGAGCTTTCAGCTGGAAACCATCATTCACTTCCGACCGCATGTCGCGGCGATTACGAACATCACGCCGGATCATCTGAACCGCCATCACAGCATGGAAAACTACATTCGCATCAAGGAGGACATCAGTTCCAACCAGACTGCGGATGATTTTATTGTATTGAATTACGACGACGAGGTGCTCCGCGCCTTCGGCGAGCGGAAGGATTTAAAGCCGAAGGTGGTCTTTTTCTCGAGCACGCAGCTGCTCGAGGACGGCTATGACCTGGAGGACGGTGTCATCTGCCGCAAAGAAAAGGGCGAAAAGACGGAACTGATCCGTACGGATGAACTCAAGCTGCTCGGCCGCCACAACTTTGAGAACGTGATGACGGCCATTGCGATTGCGGTCTGCATGGAGGCGCCGATGGATGCGATTTTGGATGCGGTGCGCAAGTTTGAGGCGGTGGAGCATCGCATTGAGTTTGTTGCGGAGCGCTACGGCGTCAAGTATTATAACGACTCGAAAGGCACCAATCCGGATGCGGCGATTCAGGCGATTAAGGCCATGCCGGGACCGACGCTCTTAATCGGCGGCGGCTATGACAAGGGCTCCTCTTACGACGAGTGGATCGATGCCTTTGACGGGAAAGTGCGTTATCTGGTACTGCTCGGCCAGACAAGAGATGCCATTTCGGACTGCGCAAAGCGCCACGGATTTACGAATATCATGTTCGCCGAGGATATGCAGGAGGCCGTCAAGGTCTGTGCTTCCTATGCCAACGCGGGCGACTATGTGCTGCTCTCTCCCGCCTGTGCAAGTTGGGGAATGTTTCCGAACTACGAGGTGCGCGGCAAAGTATTTAAGGAGTGCGTGCGGGCATTATGA
- a CDS encoding FtsW/RodA/SpoVE family cell cycle protein has translation MTVKPSKGTGTRNAQQREPRGKQPGAAQRRSVGPRPVTPQNRRSAASQNRSAGPRPVAPQNRRSAASQNRSARPRPVAAGPRVKVAGASKVRAVYPERVGTKKRIGEPWNTLFFAVPCASGAQAKKTRRRADRYIFGFTVLLVLYGLAMIYAASSFRLDDPLGAVKKQAMYAGLGLALMVFLPFIDYHRLLSLGWCTSYSAGLVLVVATMAVGRRANGAARWIQIGSVSFQPSEFMKTALILFFAVYLVNEYRRFARTPEQIIWVMAVFGGVPAYLVSRQNLSTGLLIASLVFFITFLGVKSTRIHIGIILLAAFAFWIVVNYYKQMPFLKAYQIGRIDNWLHPVTKLRGQPDQVTGGKFGLSIGSWLGTGIGRGYIKRDLPEAANDIILAVIGEELGLVGICILLLFYLSLLFCIIQTALKAPDRYGALLCGGVAIHIFLHTAMNIMVVTGAMPNTGVTLPFVSSGGTSLLCFMAEIALVLSVSREVRPEKSL, from the coding sequence ATGACGGTGAAACCGTCCAAGGGAACAGGGACAAGGAACGCGCAGCAGAGAGAGCCGCGCGGGAAACAGCCGGGAGCGGCGCAGCGGCGAAGCGTGGGGCCGCGCCCGGTTACGCCGCAAAACAGACGGAGTGCCGCTTCGCAGAACCGAAGTGCGGGACCGCGCCCGGTTGCGCCGCAAAACAGACGGAGTGCCGCTTCGCAGAACCGAAGTGCGAGACCGCGCCCGGTCGCGGCGGGGCCGCGCGTCAAGGTTGCCGGCGCATCCAAGGTGAGAGCGGTCTATCCGGAGCGGGTCGGAACAAAAAAACGCATCGGAGAGCCGTGGAATACGCTCTTCTTTGCGGTACCCTGTGCGAGCGGGGCGCAGGCAAAGAAGACCCGCAGGCGGGCGGACCGCTATATTTTCGGCTTTACCGTACTTCTGGTGTTATACGGTCTCGCGATGATTTACGCAGCCTCCTCGTTTCGTCTGGACGATCCGCTCGGTGCGGTCAAAAAACAGGCGATGTACGCGGGACTCGGGCTTGCGCTCATGGTTTTTTTACCGTTCATTGATTACCACCGCCTACTGAGTCTCGGCTGGTGTACCTCTTACAGTGCCGGACTCGTTTTGGTCGTCGCGACCATGGCGGTCGGAAGACGGGCAAACGGTGCGGCGCGCTGGATTCAGATCGGCAGCGTGAGTTTTCAGCCCTCCGAGTTTATGAAAACCGCGTTGATTTTGTTTTTTGCGGTCTATCTGGTCAACGAATATCGGCGTTTTGCGCGAACGCCCGAGCAGATTATCTGGGTCATGGCAGTTTTCGGCGGGGTGCCGGCCTACCTGGTGTCGCGTCAAAACCTGAGCACCGGTCTTTTGATCGCGAGTCTGGTGTTTTTCATTACCTTTCTCGGCGTCAAGAGCACCCGCATACACATCGGGATTATCCTACTGGCGGCCTTTGCGTTCTGGATTGTCGTGAACTACTACAAACAAATGCCGTTTTTGAAGGCCTACCAGATTGGGCGCATTGACAATTGGCTGCATCCGGTGACAAAGTTGCGGGGACAGCCGGATCAGGTGACCGGCGGTAAGTTCGGCTTAAGCATCGGCAGCTGGCTGGGAACCGGAATCGGCAGAGGCTATATCAAGCGGGACCTCCCCGAAGCCGCAAACGATATCATTCTCGCGGTAATCGGCGAGGAACTCGGCCTGGTCGGAATCTGCATCCTCTTGCTCTTTTACCTGAGCCTTTTGTTTTGCATCATACAGACCGCGCTTAAGGCGCCGGATCGCTACGGGGCGCTGCTCTGCGGAGGCGTTGCGATTCATATTTTCTTGCACACCGCGATGAACATCATGGTTGTGACCGGCGCCATGCCGAATACCGGTGTTACCCTGCCCTTTGTGAGCAGCGGCGGCACCTCCTTGCTCTGCTTTATGGCCGAGATTGCATTGGTGCTCTCGGTTTCCAGAGAAGTGCGCCCGGAGAAATCGCTATGA
- a CDS encoding cell division protein FtsQ/DivIB, with protein MKLRIKILLGSLILLAVLAAAAIYFVRIEKVTVRGNRIYSEEEARKLLLPRAEGMRTAELFLECRQRKKKQPAFLDDYEIRFTSPFSVELVLHEKNVLGYVRYMSADFYFDRELRVVESVQEAIPGYPLVSGLQNGTVGVGEYLLSDDRNGRTIVGNLLYNLRENGIRAEEVSFDSAYRATLSCGKITVLFGGAQETEERCKDLSTALPRLGDAAGILDFQERRADGTYSFRPAQP; from the coding sequence ATGAAACTGCGAATCAAAATCCTGCTCGGCAGTTTGATTTTGCTGGCGGTGCTCGCCGCGGCGGCAATCTATTTTGTCCGCATCGAGAAGGTCACCGTGCGGGGCAACCGGATTTACAGCGAGGAAGAGGCGCGTAAACTGCTCCTGCCCCGTGCGGAAGGTATGCGCACGGCAGAGCTTTTTCTCGAGTGCCGTCAGCGTAAAAAAAAGCAACCGGCGTTTCTCGACGACTATGAAATTCGATTTACTTCACCGTTTTCCGTGGAACTCGTGCTGCACGAAAAAAACGTGCTCGGCTATGTGCGTTATATGAGTGCGGATTTCTATTTTGACCGCGAACTCCGTGTCGTGGAGAGTGTGCAGGAGGCGATTCCGGGCTATCCGCTGGTTTCCGGTCTGCAGAACGGAACAGTCGGTGTCGGCGAGTATCTGCTCTCGGACGATCGCAACGGAAGAACCATCGTCGGCAATCTGCTCTACAACCTCCGGGAAAACGGTATCCGTGCGGAAGAGGTCTCCTTTGACAGCGCCTACCGCGCAACCCTTTCCTGCGGCAAAATCACCGTGCTCTTCGGTGGCGCGCAGGAGACGGAGGAGAGGTGTAAGGATCTCTCGACGGCGCTTCCCAGATTGGGCGATGCGGCCGGAATTTTGGATTTTCAGGAGAGGAGGGCGGACGGAACCTACTCGTTTCGGCCCGCACAGCCCTAA